The Alphaproteobacteria bacterium genome contains a region encoding:
- a CDS encoding DUF87 domain-containing protein translates to MDAGHSTGSVLDAGRTCGRILSVSGSQASVGLPLESIDPVREASITVGKFLRIQRAKTLLVGMVTEVTQDITAAAREQGYRAAARLDMMGEIKQRDDGKAYFQRGVTDYPAIGDPAALITRDELRLIYDISSGDTIDIGYLQQDTSIGAYVNVDDMLNKHFAILGTTGVGKSSGVALILQQILEARPNLRLFLLDGHNEYGRCFGERALVLNPRNLKLPFWLFNFEEVVDVFFAGRPGVDEEVAVLAETIPQAKSNYTQQYRSGDRVTLKRNDPKTTGYTVDTPVPYRLADLVALIDERMGKLENRSSRMVYHKLITRIETVRNDPRYAFMFDNANVGGDTMGETLRQLFRLPPDGKPMTIMQLAGFPAEVVDSVVSVLCRMAFDFGMWSDGAFPLLFVCEEAHRYASADRSIGFGPTRKALSRIAKEGRKYGVFLGLVTQRPAELDSTIISQCSTLFAMRMANERDQAIVRSAVSDAAANLLAFVPSLGTREVLAFGEGVALPTRLKFKQLPEHLIPHSQAVINASTDNTAAPTEDFIDTIIDRWRGATMSHKQSGLDSGADFESLARDEFSSLSVAPQAPSVPQQPSAPAPPAAPPRLDPDRFKLLKRPIEGRSDVFGRGEPASPPSWRK, encoded by the coding sequence GTGGACGCGGGGCATTCCACCGGTTCGGTTCTCGATGCGGGGCGCACATGCGGGCGCATCCTTTCGGTCAGCGGCTCGCAGGCGAGCGTCGGCTTGCCGCTGGAGAGCATCGATCCGGTCCGCGAAGCGTCCATCACCGTCGGCAAGTTCCTGCGCATCCAGCGCGCCAAGACGCTGTTGGTCGGAATGGTCACCGAGGTGACGCAGGACATCACAGCGGCCGCGCGCGAACAGGGTTACCGCGCCGCCGCGCGCCTCGACATGATGGGCGAGATCAAGCAGCGCGATGACGGCAAGGCCTATTTCCAGCGCGGCGTCACCGACTATCCGGCGATCGGCGACCCGGCCGCGCTGATCACGCGCGACGAGCTGCGGCTGATCTACGATATCTCGAGCGGCGACACGATCGACATCGGCTACCTGCAGCAGGACACCTCGATCGGCGCCTACGTCAACGTCGACGACATGCTGAACAAGCATTTCGCGATTCTCGGCACCACCGGCGTCGGCAAGTCGAGCGGCGTCGCGCTGATCCTGCAGCAGATCCTCGAGGCACGGCCGAACCTGCGGCTCTTCCTGCTCGACGGCCACAACGAGTATGGCCGCTGCTTCGGCGAGCGCGCACTGGTACTCAATCCGCGCAACCTGAAACTGCCGTTCTGGCTCTTCAACTTCGAAGAGGTCGTGGATGTGTTCTTCGCCGGCCGGCCCGGCGTGGACGAAGAGGTCGCAGTCCTCGCCGAAACCATCCCGCAGGCCAAGAGCAATTACACCCAGCAGTATCGCTCGGGCGATCGCGTCACGCTCAAGCGCAATGATCCAAAGACCACCGGCTATACGGTCGATACCCCCGTTCCGTACCGGTTGGCCGACCTCGTCGCGCTGATCGACGAGCGCATGGGCAAGCTCGAAAACCGTTCCTCGCGCATGGTCTATCACAAGCTGATCACGCGCATCGAAACGGTGCGCAACGACCCGCGCTACGCCTTCATGTTCGACAATGCCAACGTCGGCGGCGACACGATGGGCGAGACGCTGCGCCAGCTCTTCCGCCTGCCGCCGGACGGCAAGCCGATGACCATCATGCAGCTCGCAGGCTTCCCGGCGGAAGTCGTCGACTCGGTCGTGTCGGTGCTGTGCCGGATGGCGTTCGACTTCGGCATGTGGAGCGACGGCGCGTTTCCGCTGCTGTTCGTGTGCGAAGAAGCGCACCGGTATGCGTCAGCCGACCGCAGCATCGGTTTCGGCCCGACCCGCAAGGCGCTCTCGCGCATCGCCAAGGAAGGCCGCAAATACGGCGTGTTCCTCGGGCTCGTGACGCAGCGGCCGGCAGAGCTCGATTCCACGATCATCTCGCAGTGCTCGACCCTTTTCGCGATGCGGATGGCGAACGAACGCGATCAGGCGATCGTGCGCTCCGCGGTGTCGGATGCGGCCGCGAACCTCTTGGCCTTCGTGCCGTCGCTCGGGACCCGCGAGGTGCTCGCGTTCGGCGAAGGCGTGGCATTGCCGACGCGGCTCAAGTTCAAGCAGCTGCCCGAACATCTGATCCCGCACAGCCAGGCGGTCATCAATGCGAGCACCGACAACACGGCTGCCCCCACGGAAGACTTCATCGACACGATCATCGACCGCTGGCGCGGCGCCACGATGAGCCACAAACAGTCCGGGCTCGACAGCGGGGCGGACTTCGAGTCGCTCGCGCGCGACGAGTTCTCGTCGCTGTCGGTCGCGCCGCAGGCGCCGAGCGTTCCCCAGCAGCCAAGCGCGCCAGCGCCGCCGGCCGCACCGCCCCGGCTCGATCCGGATCGGTTCAAGCTGTTGAAGCGGCCGATCGAGGGGCGCAGCGACGTGTTCGGCCGCGGCGAGCCGGCAAGCCCGCCGAGCTGGCGGAAGTAG
- the trmB gene encoding tRNA (guanosine(46)-N7)-methyltransferase TrmB: protein MANEQRGFFGRRKGHPLRARQVDLFGSLLPRLALDLSAPAPDDLAALFPPTVDDVRLEIGFGGAEHLIAQAQAHPRTGFIGCEPFVNGMAKALVAIDDLGLANIRLHHGDAVDLLAWLPAHSLTRVDLLYPDPWPKRRHWKRRFVSEANVAALARVLRAGGEFRFATDWANYAEWTLLRLLRSRDFAWTAESTDDWRKPWAGFSGTRYEAKALREGRAPTYLVFKRT from the coding sequence ATGGCGAACGAGCAGCGTGGTTTCTTCGGCCGCCGCAAGGGCCATCCGTTGCGCGCGCGGCAGGTCGATCTGTTCGGTTCGCTGCTCCCGCGCCTCGCACTCGATCTGAGCGCGCCCGCGCCGGACGATCTTGCGGCTCTGTTTCCTCCGACGGTCGATGATGTGCGGCTCGAAATCGGCTTCGGCGGCGCCGAGCACCTGATCGCGCAAGCGCAGGCTCATCCGCGTACCGGCTTCATCGGATGCGAGCCGTTCGTCAACGGCATGGCCAAGGCGCTGGTCGCGATCGATGACCTCGGCCTCGCAAACATCCGGCTGCATCATGGCGACGCGGTCGATCTGCTCGCCTGGCTGCCGGCGCATTCGCTCACCCGCGTCGATCTGCTCTATCCCGATCCCTGGCCGAAGCGGCGGCATTGGAAGCGCCGATTTGTGTCCGAGGCGAATGTTGCTGCACTCGCACGCGTGCTGCGGGCAGGCGGCGAGTTTCGCTTTGCGACCGATTGGGCGAACTACGCCGAGTGGACGCTGCTGCGGCTCTTGCGTTCGCGCGATTTCGCCTGGACTGCCGAATCTACCGATGACTGGCGCAAACCGTGGGCCGGATTCTCCGGCACGCGCTACGAGGCGAAGGCACTGCGCGAAGGGCGTGCGCCGACCTATCTGGTCTTCAAGAGAACCTGA
- the metK gene encoding methionine adenosyltransferase gives MSRKNYLFTSESVSEGHPDKVCDQISDAILDAFLANDVKLGIEDDSQINTRLGCETLTTTNKIVVAGECRGQEPLMKKYNGHTIMNRELITEIARGVVKDIGYDQDGFSWHGADVDVLLHGQSPDIAMGVNAKKKKGGEEEGAGDQGMMFGFACTESEVYEKGSYMPAPIFFAHKILRTLSEQRRSGKLFDLQPDAKSQVTVQYVDGKAVGCTKVVVSTQHNAANRNKKKYTPGMVRDLIENAVTSSLPKGWMPKKPSDFLVNPTGNFVVGGPDGDCGLTGRKIIVDTYGGYAPHGGGAFSGKDPTKVDRSAAYAARYLAKNVVAAGLADKCTIQVAYAIGVADPMSLLVDTHGTGKVDERKLEKILPEMFRLTPTNIRRTLKLNRPIYRRTAAYGHFGRAPDKDGGFSWEKTDLAPSLRKAFG, from the coding sequence GTGTCCCGCAAGAACTACCTGTTTACGAGTGAGTCGGTTTCCGAGGGCCATCCCGACAAGGTCTGCGACCAGATTTCCGACGCGATTCTCGACGCGTTTCTGGCGAACGACGTCAAGCTCGGCATCGAGGACGACAGCCAGATCAACACGCGGCTCGGCTGCGAGACGCTGACCACCACCAACAAGATCGTCGTCGCCGGTGAGTGCCGCGGCCAAGAGCCGCTGATGAAGAAATACAACGGCCACACGATCATGAATCGCGAGCTGATCACCGAGATCGCGCGCGGCGTCGTCAAGGACATCGGCTACGACCAGGACGGCTTCTCCTGGCATGGCGCCGACGTCGACGTGCTGCTGCACGGCCAGTCGCCCGACATCGCGATGGGCGTCAATGCCAAGAAGAAAAAGGGCGGTGAGGAAGAAGGCGCGGGCGATCAGGGCATGATGTTCGGCTTCGCCTGCACCGAAAGCGAAGTGTACGAGAAGGGCTCGTACATGCCGGCGCCGATTTTCTTTGCGCACAAGATCCTGCGCACACTCTCCGAGCAGCGCCGCTCCGGCAAGCTGTTCGACCTGCAGCCCGACGCGAAGAGCCAGGTCACGGTTCAGTACGTCGACGGCAAGGCGGTCGGCTGCACCAAGGTCGTCGTGTCGACGCAGCACAATGCCGCGAATCGCAACAAGAAGAAGTACACGCCCGGCATGGTGCGCGACCTGATCGAGAACGCCGTGACGTCGTCGCTGCCCAAGGGCTGGATGCCCAAGAAGCCTTCGGACTTCCTCGTCAATCCGACCGGCAATTTCGTGGTCGGCGGCCCGGACGGCGACTGCGGCCTCACCGGGCGCAAGATCATCGTCGACACCTACGGCGGCTATGCGCCGCACGGCGGCGGCGCCTTCTCCGGCAAGGACCCGACCAAGGTGGATCGCTCGGCCGCCTACGCGGCGCGTTATCTCGCCAAGAACGTCGTGGCGGCGGGACTCGCCGACAAGTGCACCATCCAGGTCGCTTACGCGATCGGCGTGGCCGACCCGATGTCGCTCCTCGTCGACACGCACGGCACCGGCAAGGTCGACGAGCGCAAGCTTGAAAAGATCCTGCCCGAGATGTTCCGCCTTACGCCGACCAACATCCGCCGCACGCTGAAGCTCAACCGGCCGATCTACCGGCGCACCGCCGCCTACGGCCACTTCGGCCGTGCGCCCGACAAGGACGGCGGCTTCTCCTGGGAGAAGACCGACCTGGCGCCGAGCCTGCGCAAGGCGTTCGGCTAA
- a CDS encoding helix-turn-helix domain-containing protein produces the protein MTKKTPNPIDKHVGSRVRMRRMMLSMSQEKLGDSLGLTFQQVQKYEKGTNRIGASRLQQISIILQVPVSFFFEGVPAPPGKPGGLAEDASPEYLQATLSTSDGLALVKAFSQVKNPKLRRRIVDLIEEMAGPSAT, from the coding sequence ATGACCAAGAAGACGCCGAATCCGATCGACAAGCATGTCGGCAGCCGCGTCCGCATGCGCCGCATGATGTTGAGCATGAGCCAGGAAAAGCTCGGCGACTCGCTCGGCCTTACCTTCCAGCAGGTGCAGAAATACGAGAAGGGGACAAATCGAATCGGCGCGAGCCGGCTGCAGCAGATCTCGATCATCCTGCAAGTGCCGGTCTCGTTTTTCTTCGAGGGGGTGCCGGCGCCGCCCGGCAAGCCCGGCGGATTGGCCGAAGACGCCTCGCCCGAATACTTGCAGGCAACGCTCTCGACCTCGGACGGCCTTGCGCTGGTCAAGGCGTTCTCGCAGGTGAAGAACCCGAAGCTGCGCCGCCGGATCGTTGATCTGATAGAGGAAATGGCCGGACCAAGCGCGACGTAA
- the lnt gene encoding apolipoprotein N-acyltransferase: MRALAWLTRASHAVVLSYGWRRAAIAFAAGAVSVLALAPVNAWPVLFVTFPVLVWLIDGASAGRLGGVMTAALSGWWFGFGYFVAGLYWMGFAFLVDAKTFAWLLPFAVIGLPAALAFFMAAAFGVARLIWMRGPLRILVLALALTAVEWLRGHVLTGFPWNTIGYALTGPLVLAQASALIGLWGLTFFAVWLFAAPAVLADERTDTPRPWRTVLIPVTLLAILAAYGAIRLAQSPTQYVPGVKLRIMQPNLSQDEKFNYGARREVMARYLALSDRATGPGANGVRDVTHLIWPESAFPFFLQREPEAMAQIADLLPPGTVLIVGAARPASAAPTPGVIHAYNSVYVIDHDGAVLSVYDKLHLVPFGEYLPFQDFLERLGLMQLTKVKGGYVPGTVRKPIAVPRAPAFLPLICYEIVFPGEAVPAGERPAWLVNLTNDGWFGQSSGPYQHLQQARVRAIEEGLPLVRAANTGVSAVIDPLGRFVRTLPLGTEGVLDSALPQPVGPTPYVRFRDGPAALVMLAALALVLWRRRRAA, translated from the coding sequence GTGAGGGCACTCGCGTGGCTCACGCGAGCGTCGCATGCGGTGGTGCTCTCCTACGGATGGCGGCGTGCCGCGATCGCGTTCGCGGCGGGCGCCGTCTCGGTGCTGGCGCTCGCGCCGGTGAATGCCTGGCCCGTGCTGTTCGTGACGTTTCCGGTGCTGGTGTGGCTGATCGACGGCGCGTCGGCAGGCCGGCTCGGCGGCGTGATGACGGCTGCGCTGAGCGGCTGGTGGTTCGGCTTCGGCTATTTCGTCGCCGGTCTCTATTGGATGGGTTTTGCCTTTCTGGTCGATGCCAAGACCTTTGCGTGGCTGTTGCCGTTCGCGGTGATCGGGCTTCCGGCGGCGCTCGCGTTCTTCATGGCGGCGGCGTTCGGCGTGGCGCGGCTCATCTGGATGCGCGGACCCTTGCGCATTCTTGTCCTCGCGCTGGCACTGACGGCCGTCGAGTGGCTGCGCGGCCATGTGCTCACCGGCTTTCCCTGGAACACGATCGGCTATGCGCTCACCGGCCCGCTCGTGCTCGCGCAAGCCTCCGCGCTGATCGGGCTGTGGGGGCTGACGTTCTTTGCGGTCTGGCTGTTCGCCGCTCCCGCGGTTCTGGCGGACGAGCGCACCGACACGCCGCGCCCGTGGCGCACTGTGCTGATCCCCGTCACGCTGCTCGCGATCCTTGCGGCCTACGGGGCCATCCGCCTCGCGCAGTCGCCGACGCAATACGTGCCCGGCGTGAAGCTGCGCATCATGCAGCCCAATCTTTCGCAGGACGAGAAATTCAATTACGGCGCCCGGCGAGAGGTCATGGCGCGCTACCTTGCGCTGTCGGATCGCGCGACCGGTCCCGGCGCAAACGGCGTGCGGGACGTCACGCACCTGATCTGGCCCGAGTCGGCGTTCCCGTTCTTTCTGCAACGCGAGCCGGAGGCGATGGCACAGATCGCCGATCTCCTGCCGCCCGGGACCGTGCTGATCGTCGGCGCGGCGCGGCCCGCATCCGCTGCGCCGACGCCCGGTGTGATCCATGCCTATAACTCGGTCTATGTGATCGATCACGACGGCGCGGTCCTGTCGGTCTACGACAAGCTGCATCTGGTGCCGTTCGGCGAATATCTGCCGTTCCAGGATTTCCTCGAGCGCCTCGGCTTGATGCAGCTCACCAAGGTGAAGGGCGGCTACGTCCCGGGCACGGTACGCAAGCCGATCGCGGTTCCGCGCGCGCCTGCGTTTCTGCCGCTGATCTGCTACGAGATCGTGTTCCCGGGCGAGGCCGTGCCCGCGGGCGAACGCCCTGCCTGGCTCGTCAATCTCACCAATGACGGCTGGTTCGGCCAAAGCTCCGGGCCGTACCAGCATCTGCAGCAGGCGCGCGTGCGCGCGATCGAGGAAGGCCTGCCCCTGGTGCGCGCCGCCAACACCGGCGTGTCGGCGGTGATCGACCCGCTGGGTCGTTTCGTCCGCACCTTGCCGCTCGGGACCGAGGGCGTGCTCGATTCGGCCTTGCCGCAACCCGTCGGGCCGACGCCCTATGTGCGGTTTCGTGACGGCCCTGCCGCCCTTGTGATGCTCGCGGCGCTCGCGCTCGTCCTGTGGCGCCGCCGCCGCGCGGCTTAG
- a CDS encoding hemolysin family protein, whose product MPDSDAPSRIDSSRSDSFPERVNLPAVVPQPAPERGESWLSRLMRAVFNWKSSSARSDLQTVLANGSVGEGGFSPQERIMLTNILALRGRRVDDVMVPRADIITVQQEISLGELIKVFEGAGHSRLVVHNDTLDDPVGMVHIRDVIGYMVRRAQQGAAKSKRKKPFPADLDLKAIDLSVSLLDAKIVREILFVPPSMPALDLLAKMQATRIHLALVIDEYGGTDGIVSIEDVVEEVFGEIEDEHDEDEMPAIVRQPDGSFLADARAPLEDVVATVGPEFDIGDIGDEVDTLGGYVMTRAGRLPTRGQVVPGPGDFEIEVLDSDPRRLKKVRITRGASARSERNARRRDTAPTIVPPDPEAPSGKGLP is encoded by the coding sequence ATGCCCGATTCCGACGCGCCAAGTCGTATCGATTCAAGCCGCAGCGATTCTTTCCCGGAACGCGTGAATCTCCCTGCCGTGGTGCCGCAGCCCGCGCCCGAACGCGGAGAGAGCTGGCTCTCGCGGCTGATGCGCGCGGTGTTCAACTGGAAATCCAGCTCGGCGCGTTCCGACCTGCAGACCGTGCTGGCCAACGGTTCGGTGGGCGAGGGCGGCTTCTCGCCGCAAGAGCGCATCATGCTCACCAACATCCTGGCGCTGCGCGGGCGCCGGGTGGATGACGTGATGGTGCCGCGTGCCGACATCATCACGGTGCAGCAGGAGATTTCGCTCGGCGAACTGATCAAGGTGTTCGAGGGCGCCGGCCACTCGCGGCTCGTGGTACATAACGACACCCTCGACGACCCGGTCGGCATGGTGCACATCCGCGATGTGATCGGCTATATGGTGCGCCGCGCGCAGCAGGGCGCCGCGAAGAGCAAGCGCAAGAAGCCGTTCCCCGCCGACCTCGATCTCAAGGCCATCGACCTTTCGGTATCGCTCCTGGACGCGAAAATCGTCCGCGAGATCCTGTTCGTTCCGCCCTCGATGCCGGCGCTCGACCTGCTTGCCAAGATGCAGGCGACCCGCATTCATCTTGCGCTGGTGATCGACGAATACGGCGGCACCGACGGCATCGTATCGATCGAGGACGTGGTCGAGGAAGTTTTTGGCGAGATCGAGGACGAGCACGACGAAGACGAAATGCCGGCGATCGTGCGCCAGCCCGACGGCTCGTTCCTGGCCGACGCGCGCGCGCCGCTCGAGGACGTCGTGGCCACGGTCGGGCCCGAATTCGACATCGGCGACATCGGCGACGAGGTCGATACCCTCGGCGGCTACGTGATGACGCGCGCAGGCCGCCTTCCGACGCGCGGCCAGGTCGTGCCGGGCCCGGGCGACTTCGAGATCGAGGTGCTCGATTCCGATCCGCGCCGGCTGAAGAAGGTCCGCATCACGCGCGGCGCTTCCGCGCGGAGCGAACGCAACGCCCGGCGGCGCGACACGGCCCCCACCATCGTGCCGCCCGACCCTGAAGCGCCATCCGGCAAGGGATTGCCGTGA
- the ybeY gene encoding rRNA maturation RNase YbeY, whose protein sequence is MIEPVPLIDVIVEEGAWDPGAEAVVRRALTEAAIATGGDFKDRALAVLLTDDASIRRLNAQWRHIDKPTNVLSFPPPAHQQGPVTSLGDIAIAYETTAREAREESKSFADHLAHLAVHGFLHLLGHDHETDAAAEDMEHLERVILARLGVPDPYRTHETLAREALPQQIRG, encoded by the coding sequence ATGATCGAGCCAGTGCCGCTGATCGACGTGATCGTCGAAGAGGGCGCCTGGGATCCGGGCGCAGAGGCGGTCGTGCGGCGCGCGTTGACCGAAGCCGCGATCGCGACCGGGGGCGACTTCAAGGACCGCGCGCTCGCGGTGCTGTTGACCGACGATGCCTCGATCCGCCGCCTCAACGCGCAATGGCGCCATATCGACAAGCCGACCAACGTGCTGTCGTTTCCGCCTCCTGCCCATCAGCAGGGACCGGTGACGTCGCTGGGCGATATTGCGATCGCCTACGAGACGACTGCGCGCGAGGCGCGGGAGGAAAGCAAGTCTTTCGCGGATCATCTGGCGCATCTCGCGGTGCACGGATTTCTCCATTTGCTCGGCCATGATCACGAGACCGATGCGGCCGCCGAAGACATGGAACATCTCGAGCGTGTCATTTTGGCGCGGCTTGGGGTGCCCGACCCGTATCGCACCCACGAGACGCTTGCGCGCGAGGCGCTGCCTCAGCAGATTCGGGGCTGA
- a CDS encoding PhoH family protein → MPTDNGIVPAASEANDTATTQTVLTFDDNRRASTLFGQYGQNLALIERRLGVVADSRGNQVTIEGSRDGVERARRVLEGLYEQIKRGHDLSQGDVEGAIRLAIAQGSLFDFDPASSRSSFEEINLRKRPVRARTAGQNAYMRALKRHELVFGTGPAGTGKTWLAVAHAVALFERKQVDRIIVSRPAVEAGERLGFLPGDMREKIDPYLRPVYDALFDLMDARIVERAMQSGEIEIAPLAFMRGRTLANAAVILDEAQNTTSMQMKMFLTRLGENSRMIVNGDPSQIDLPSGQTSGLAEAIRLLADVEGVGHVTFTKDDVVRHELVARIVDAYDTAAAKREAGK, encoded by the coding sequence CTGCCGACCGACAATGGGATCGTTCCTGCCGCCAGCGAGGCGAACGACACCGCCACAACGCAGACCGTGCTCACCTTCGACGACAATCGCCGTGCGTCGACGCTGTTCGGGCAATACGGCCAGAACCTCGCGCTGATCGAGCGCCGCCTCGGCGTGGTTGCGGACTCGCGCGGCAACCAGGTCACGATCGAGGGCTCGCGCGATGGCGTGGAGCGCGCGCGCCGCGTGCTGGAGGGCCTCTACGAGCAGATCAAGCGCGGGCACGACCTGTCGCAGGGCGACGTCGAAGGCGCCATTCGGCTGGCGATTGCACAAGGATCGCTGTTCGATTTCGACCCCGCGTCCTCGCGCTCCTCGTTCGAGGAGATCAATCTGCGCAAGCGCCCGGTCCGTGCCCGCACCGCCGGCCAGAATGCCTACATGCGTGCTCTCAAGCGCCACGAGCTCGTGTTCGGGACCGGCCCCGCCGGCACCGGCAAGACCTGGCTCGCGGTCGCCCATGCGGTCGCGCTGTTCGAGCGCAAGCAAGTGGATCGCATCATCGTGTCGCGCCCGGCGGTCGAAGCGGGCGAGCGGCTCGGCTTCCTGCCCGGCGACATGCGCGAGAAGATCGATCCGTATTTGCGGCCGGTCTACGATGCGCTGTTCGACCTGATGGATGCGCGCATCGTGGAGCGCGCCATGCAATCTGGCGAGATCGAGATCGCGCCGCTCGCCTTCATGCGCGGACGCACGCTGGCGAACGCGGCGGTGATCCTGGACGAGGCACAGAACACCACCTCGATGCAGATGAAGATGTTTTTGACGCGGCTTGGCGAGAACAGCCGCATGATCGTGAATGGCGATCCGAGCCAGATCGATCTTCCATCCGGGCAGACATCCGGGCTCGCGGAAGCGATCCGCCTGCTCGCCGACGTCGAGGGCGTCGGCCATGTGACATTCACCAAGGACGACGTGGTGCGCCACGAGCTCGTCGCCCGCATCGTCGATGCCTACGATACGGCGGCGGCGAAACGCGAGGCCGGAAAATGA
- the miaB gene encoding tRNA (N6-isopentenyl adenosine(37)-C2)-methylthiotransferase MiaB — MTRKLYVKSYGCQMNAYDSNRMADLLAPEGYVETAAPDDADLIILNTCHIREKAAEKVYSELGRVRQLKEGAAREGRRVTVAVAGCVAQAEGAEIIRRAPVVDLVVGPQSYHRLPDLLARKDRAVETEFPVEDKFDFLPAPSKAATRARGVTAFVTVQEGCDKFCTFCVVPYTRGAEISRPVEKILDEVRNLADAGVREVTLIGQNVNAYHGEDQKGRAWTLGQLLRRVAEIPGIARLRYTTSHPRDVDNDLIAVHRDLPQLSPQLHLPVQSGSDRILGAMNRRHTRADYLRTIERLRAARPDLALTSDFIVGFPAETEGDFADTLRIVDEVGYAGAFSFKYSPRPGTPGANMSEQVPEEVKAERLARLQAAINRNAAAFNAGCRGVTFDVLLEKPGRLPGQLTGRSPYLQPVQVMAPSHLIGTMVPVTITDIGTNSLFGALAESPRIGSESVHPLEALGA; from the coding sequence ATGACGCGCAAGCTCTACGTCAAATCCTACGGCTGCCAGATGAACGCCTACGATTCCAATCGTATGGCGGACCTGCTCGCGCCCGAGGGTTACGTGGAGACCGCGGCGCCCGACGACGCCGACCTGATCATCCTCAATACTTGCCACATCCGCGAGAAAGCCGCCGAGAAAGTCTACTCCGAGCTTGGCCGGGTGCGGCAGCTCAAGGAGGGGGCAGCGCGCGAAGGGCGGCGCGTCACCGTGGCGGTGGCGGGCTGCGTCGCACAGGCGGAGGGTGCGGAGATCATCCGCCGTGCGCCGGTGGTCGATCTGGTGGTCGGGCCGCAGAGCTATCATCGGTTGCCCGATTTGCTCGCCCGCAAGGACCGGGCGGTCGAGACGGAATTTCCCGTCGAGGACAAATTCGATTTTCTCCCGGCGCCGAGCAAGGCCGCAACGCGCGCGCGCGGTGTAACGGCCTTCGTTACGGTGCAGGAAGGCTGCGACAAGTTCTGCACGTTCTGCGTCGTGCCCTATACGCGGGGCGCGGAGATCTCACGGCCGGTCGAGAAGATCCTCGACGAGGTGCGCAATCTCGCCGACGCCGGCGTGCGCGAGGTGACGCTGATCGGCCAGAACGTCAACGCGTATCACGGCGAGGATCAGAAGGGCCGCGCCTGGACTCTCGGGCAACTCTTGCGCCGCGTCGCCGAAATCCCCGGTATCGCGCGGCTGCGCTACACGACGAGCCATCCGCGTGACGTCGATAACGATCTCATCGCCGTGCATCGCGATCTGCCGCAGCTTAGCCCCCAGCTACACCTGCCGGTGCAGTCGGGCTCGGACCGGATTCTCGGTGCGATGAATCGCCGCCATACCCGCGCGGATTATTTGCGCACCATCGAGCGGCTGCGCGCCGCGCGCCCCGATCTTGCGCTCACCTCCGATTTCATCGTCGGCTTTCCGGCGGAGACGGAAGGTGATTTCGCCGACACGCTGCGCATTGTCGATGAGGTCGGCTACGCGGGCGCGTTCTCGTTCAAGTATTCGCCCCGGCCCGGCACGCCGGGTGCGAACATGAGCGAGCAGGTTCCCGAGGAGGTGAAAGCTGAACGCCTCGCGCGGCTTCAGGCGGCGATCAACCGCAATGCCGCCGCCTTCAATGCCGGATGCCGCGGCGTCACCTTCGACGTGCTCCTGGAAAAGCCAGGCCGCCTGCCTGGCCAGCTCACCGGCCGCTCGCCCTATCTTCAGCCGGTGCAGGTCATGGCGCCGTCGCATCTGATCGGCACGATGGTACCGGTAACGATCACGGATATTGGAACAAACAGCCTGTTCGGGGCGCTCGCGGAATCGCCTCGAATCGGGTCAGAATCCGTGCATCCGCTGGAAGCGCTTGGAGCCTGA
- a CDS encoding lysophospholipid acyltransferase family protein yields MLRTALVLTVFALVTAVLMPVQWLAVALKRPLRRRIPVFYHRFVCRLVGVRVRTTGSPVDDRPLLIVANHSSWLDISIITSRAPVVFVAKSEIARWPFFGLLAKLQRTVFVERDRRQKTGEVNAQIAQRLAEGDPVLLFGEGTAGDGNRVLPFRTALIGAARDAIAAAGNDRVWIQPLSIAYVSQQGIALGRHLRPRAAWYGKMKLTDHIGRIVRTGAVDVTVTWGEPIPYDGAIDRKVLARQLESAVRRNTIAALRDAAAA; encoded by the coding sequence ATGCTGCGGACGGCCCTTGTTCTGACAGTCTTTGCGCTGGTCACCGCTGTGCTGATGCCGGTGCAATGGCTCGCGGTCGCGCTCAAGCGTCCCCTGCGCCGCCGCATCCCGGTGTTCTATCACCGCTTTGTGTGCCGCCTGGTCGGGGTGCGCGTGCGGACGACCGGCTCGCCGGTCGACGACCGTCCGCTGCTGATCGTCGCCAATCACTCGTCGTGGCTCGACATCTCGATCATCACCTCACGCGCACCGGTCGTGTTCGTGGCGAAGAGCGAGATCGCACGCTGGCCGTTCTTCGGCCTGCTCGCCAAGCTTCAGCGCACCGTGTTTGTCGAGCGCGATCGGCGCCAGAAGACCGGCGAGGTGAATGCGCAGATCGCCCAGCGCCTTGCCGAGGGCGACCCCGTGCTCCTGTTCGGCGAGGGGACAGCGGGCGACGGCAACCGCGTGCTCCCGTTCCGCACCGCGCTGATTGGGGCCGCGCGGGACGCGATCGCGGCGGCTGGGAACGACAGAGTTTGGATCCAACCGCTCTCGATTGCTTATGTGAGCCAGCAGGGGATTGCGCTCGGCCGGCACCTGCGTCCGCGCGCCGCCTGGTATGGAAAGATGAAGCTCACCGACCATATCGGGAGGATCGTGCGCACCGGGGCGGTCGACGTGACGGTCACCTGGGGTGAGCCGATCCCCTACGACGGGGCGATCGACCGCAAGGTCTTGGCGCGTCAGCTGGAATCGGCGGTGCGGCGCAACACCATCGCGGCGCTGCGGGACGCCGCCGCCGCATAG